Within the Peromyscus maniculatus bairdii isolate BWxNUB_F1_BW_parent chromosome 2, HU_Pman_BW_mat_3.1, whole genome shotgun sequence genome, the region CTCTTTGTTTAGACAAACATCTTTCTTGTCAAGAACAAGGGCACTTTCTAAATAGTTGGAAAACTAGATGAAGAAGGATACAAATGTCATCATCAGTACTGCAGATGTTCTCCTAAAGAAACCGTCCAGGGCAAGTGGGTGGTAAAATTGTTCAGTGATTCCTTTCTTGGGCTACAGTCAGAACCTGAGTGAACAGTATCCTTTACAAACAATGCGCTGCTCTTTCTTGATGGTAAAAAGGCGGCGGGGTGGTAGGGGAGTGTTTCCTGatcctcattttgtttttcttcctttgctgATGCACAATAATACGGACCAATCTCCCACCAAACCTATAGAGGCAGATCAACACAGCCAGAAGGACCAGGAACCAAAATGTTACCTACAACAGAAAGAAGAGCAAGACAAGCAGAGGTAACAATGCCCTGGGTGTTACCCCAAACTCCTTCCTaacccctgtctctctgtctctgtctctctgtctctgtctgtctgtctctgtgtgtgtgtgtgtgtgtgtgtgtgtgtgtgtgtgtgtgtgtgtgtgtgaccgttGGGTGGTTACAGTGTAGCTTTGCTGCACTGCTAAACTAATTGAAGCTGTATAGATCTGTCTGTTGGTAGTGGTATTTATATGAGTTTTATCAACCAAAATCAGAACATCAAAAGGCATTGTATTCATCTACATTATAAGAAGTAGCATAGAGTCTTCCTCCAGTTTCCTCCcacttttctggtttgttttctacTTGGCCTTTAGAGAAAACTCACATCAGTGTTCTGGAGTTTCCTCTGAGGAAATTTGAAACTGGCCTTTCTGATGtttataatagtaaaataaggtTTACTAAAATTTACTTGGAAAATAAGATTAGATTATCAACACCTCAAGGCCTACATTATAGATAAAAAATATCAACTTCTCTAGACATGTATATGAAATCATCATCATGTATAGTGTCAGGAAGTTTAATCTTTATTTATCCTCCATTGTCTTTAACTCTCATCTAAGAcgacaattttctttttaaaaaataatttatttatttgtattttatgtacattggtgttctggctgcatgcatatctgtgagagggtgtcagatctcctggaacaggagttatagacagttgtgagctgccatgtgggtgctgggacttggaCAAGCAGCCAGCattcccaaccactgagccaactctccagcccctaagatgACAATTTTCATGGGTGATGTACGTGACACTATGTCTTTTTGCTTGTCACACCATGACCTTCACCTGAAAGAACTCTGTATCCTGAAGGAAAATTTATACCAGTTACTAAAATATAgtttaacttaaaataataattgcacatgcattttatctatttttgtttattctattATTAGATGTTTTGGTAGAAATGTTAATTAATAACAAAATTCTAATTAATATTAGGAACACACCTCCAGCATCTAATCATTTGAAATTCTGGTGACTAGCAGTTTGATAAAAGTCATCTTGAACATCTTAATGATTGTCTTCCTAGATCAAGATTACCAAAAGTTTTCATCAAAAAAGGATGTTGTAGGTCACCAAATAATCTTTGATACCTACTTAGATAGCAATCCATTCGGGGGTTTTAGCTGTTTGTTTCATATATAATAGTAAATGTGGAATTCTGTgaattaatacaaataaatgacatcattttaaCCTATGGTTTAATGTCCCCTGTATTCTTTGTATGTGTATCTTCAAATTAAATTGTCTCTGCTCTGACAGATTTAGGTAAAGGCTATTTTAGTTTAATAAGCTATAATGTTTTCATATGAATATATAGTACATAGCATATAaattacttttttcttaaaagtatAAATATCTACCATAAGCATTTTGAACCCTGTGTCCATTTTGAATGTCAAATACTGACAAACACAAGCCTATTATGAATCCTAGTGTATGTGACATAGTTTGTGTAGAACCCTATTATGAATCCTAGTGTGTGTGGCATAGTTTGTGTTGAGTAAGAGAGCACATAGCAAGGGCATCACATTCACAATGGGAGATGAAGATGCTCTTAAAAAGCAGCTTGAGCTGAAAGTTTTCTATCTTAGTAAAAGCATGTGCACGTGCATAAAGAAACGttagtaattaaaaatacaaagacaagACAAAATACAGTCTTTGCAAAGTACTAAGAATAACAGTCATGATTTCAGAGTTTTTAAGTTCAAGGGATGTAAGACAAGTGTGATTGGTGCATGGGCTAAAGACAGCCTTGGAGTTGCATGATGTAGCATATACAATGTATTTCTAAGACTTTatctctgctgggcagtggtggtgcacacctttaactccagtactcaggagacagaagcaggcagatctctgtgaattggaaatcagtctggtctacaaagctagttccagaacaggcagagttgttacacagagaaaccctgtcttgaaaaaacaaaacatcaacaacaaaagacaaagagactTTATTTCTATTTAGAGAAACTGATGAAAATCACTAGATGGGGAAAACACTACCCATGAACTCCTTCCTTGGCTCCATCACAGCAGAGTGAAATTgcagaagtgggaggaggggaggccaGTGAGGAACCAAAATGGGCTTTTGTGTGCTTGGGGTAAATTTTTAGTGTGTTCTGTGAGATTgctgattttcatttctctggctcatcCTTTACCTGAAAATAATAGCTTGCCTTGCCTGCATCCATTTTTGAACAGAGAAAAGATGCCACGGCCCCTTCATCCTTTTCTCCTCAACAGCCCCACTGCCATGATACGCATGCTCTGTTCACACACTTTCTTTAAATTGTAAGTATtcagtctttctttattctcctttttttttcccttttctcgtCTTACTTCACAACTATATTCCAAAAATCAAAAAGTCAGCCTGGACTCGTTCCTTTATGGGAGTCAGTCCTTGTGGCCAATGCATCTAGATAGCAAAGTTACATACAGGGAGAAAAGAGTATTTCCTAATGTGATAAGACATGGTTGCCATCATTTCTGTTTTAACCTTTGCCAGAACCACTGTCCAGGTGATATTCTCAGGAGAAAGACAACTGATGtggaaaggaaatggagaggaaaCATTTGTCCTGTCCTGCTCCATCTAAGAAAAGAAGAGTGCCCTAGCCTTCAATCAGCCATGCAGGAAGCCCTCCATCCAGGTCTTTGAGCTCTTTGGATACAAGGCAGCCAAAGAAAAATGTGTAATATGGGGTAAGGATATGatcagatgaagaagaaaaacctCCATTCTGCCACAGCCCAGAAAACAGAAGCTGTGATAGTGAAGACATGTGACAGGGACAATCCTTTCTATAATTAGTCTGTAATCACGTTTAGACACCCAAGAAAATGAATATGGGGGAGATGGAACAAGGTTGAGTTTTAATGATGTAGGGCTACAACTATAagtaaacagaacagaacagaaagataaGCCAcatggaaatggaagaaaaagcaaGAACAAGGCACTTAAGACTCTAAAGTGTATATTGATTTGCAGAGTAAAAACTGAGGCTGTAGGATTCCAGGTACATGGTTGATAGAGGCAAATGAGATAGGGAGGATTCTCACATCATTGTCCTTGATGATACTAATTCCAATAACTGCGAAACTGTTACAGAAGGAGGCTATAATCTAGCCTTCAGAGTTTTCTTCTATATCAcacttataattaatagtaaaacAAGTGGAGCTTGCTATTAAGTTTAACACAGCAAGAAGAAACTTCTTCCTAATAATTGTCTCTTGCTGAGAATTAGTATAGGAGTATGTGAGAGACGGTCTGGTCTGCTGGCTCAGACGGCTGACTCTATAGCTGGACTTAATGAGTTAAGGCATTCAATGAGCTTGTGAAAGTGTAATTAGGTTACAACAAAGTGCTCAAAATTAGCTATTAGTTTCATCACACACAAAAGCCTCatagaccaaaacaaaactacTATGGAATATTTTGGGATGTCATTTAaagcacaaaatataaaaattgaaatgaaatatatatattaagtacTTATAAAGCTATTTTGACTTATCTGGCAAAGCAAAAAATGTGTATCTAGGAaataaatggaagagaaaaatagagaatttGAGGTAACTGAAAAgttgtaaaaggaaaaaatgtaattCTTGGTGATTTCAATTAaaggagagagaattccaggCTGAGCAAAACTGTACACAGTGCTTGGAAGTTCCTGAGAACCAACTTCATGGTTCCCAGACTCCTCACTGTTTAGATGTTCTAAGAAAAATACTCCTGTTATAACTTTAATCCCTAATTtctaaaataagaattttttgagacagggtctcactatgtagccctgactggtttGGAAATTGATATGTatgccaggcaggcctcaaactcacagaaatcaaccACCTCTGACTacaaagtgctaagattaaatgtgtgtaccaccacatatAGGCCCTCTAAAATTTTTTAGTTAAATCAATTTTTCCTTCTTAGTCAACTagacttaaaaatataatttattaaatatgaacatatatttaaattgttttaatatgtattttattatactatattCATTTATAATGACATATTGCAACTCCGTACTATGTCATCAAGTAGATTCCATCTAATTTAATACACAAAAGAAACTACCAAAACATTCTTGCTTCACTCATTTCTTTAGCTGACATTAGCCTAGCTAGTTGCAACTCTAAAAAGTGAAGTGATTTAAATGGGTTATAGTCTAAATTGGTGGCAAGGTATAATACTTTTAAACACAGCTTTAATAGGACACAACTTAATTGGtcatggaggcacatgccttaaatccagcacttgggaggcagaggcagatggagtttgaggtcagcctggtctacagagcaagttcaaggacagccaagactactgtctcaaaaaaaaaaaaactgtctcaaaaaaaaaaaaaaggatatagctttatttcaaaatattcattaataaaaTACTTATGTGGCCACACTTGAAATTGAGATTACATTCACTTCCTGGCACAATTATATATCTCTGCTGCCATTTGATGCTAAGCAATATTACCTATCTTTGACTCTTTCATTATTAGTGGAAAATATAATAACTCTGCCATTGCTGATTCTAGGaacttttctaagaaaaagaagataatggATTTGAAAGTTACCTATGAATCTCTATCAAAATCCTAGGTTTCCTTGAGTCACATCCTTGTATGAATTCTATAGGTGAGGTAAGTATGTGAAGATGGGAAATTATTCTGCAGTGACGGAATTCTTTCTTGTGGGGCTTTCCCAGTATCCAGAACTCCAGCTTTTCCTCTTTGTGCTCTGTCTCATCATGTACTTGATAATCCTTCTGGGAAACAGTCTCCTCATTATCATTAGTGTCCTGGACTCCCGactccacacccccatgtacttctttctCGGGAACCTCTCTTTTTTGGACATCTGTTACACATCTTCATCCATTCCTCAAATGCTTATCATGTTTATGTCAGAGAGAAAGTCCATCTCCTTCCTTGGGTGTGCTCTGCAAATGGTTATCTCTCTTGGCTTGGGCTCCACAGAATGTGTCCTCCTGGCTGTGATGGCCTATGATAGGTATGCAGCCATTTGCAATCCATTGAGGTACCCTATAATCATGAACAAGGTGTTATATGTGCACATGGCTGTGTGGTCCTGGGTCATAGGCTGTCTGAACTCTCTAGTGCAAACAGTCTTGACAATGGTGTTACCTTTCTGTGGTAATAATGTCATTGATCACCTTACCTGTGAGATCCTGGCTCTTCTTAAACTCGTATGCTCAGATATCACCATGAATGTGCTTATTATGACTGTGGCCAGTATTGCTTTGTTGATTATTCCTCTGCTGTTAATTTTTGTATCCTATATTTTTATCCTTTCTTCCATCCTGAGAATTAA harbors:
- the Or13d1 gene encoding olfactory receptor 13D1, with the translated sequence MGNYSAVTEFFLVGLSQYPELQLFLFVLCLIMYLIILLGNSLLIIISVLDSRLHTPMYFFLGNLSFLDICYTSSSIPQMLIMFMSERKSISFLGCALQMVISLGLGSTECVLLAVMAYDRYAAICNPLRYPIIMNKVLYVHMAVWSWVIGCLNSLVQTVLTMVLPFCGNNVIDHLTCEILALLKLVCSDITMNVLIMTVASIALLIIPLLLIFVSYIFILSSILRINSAEGRKKAFSTCSAHLTVVILFYGSALFMYMKPKSKLTKASDEIIGLSYGVVTPMLNPIIYSLRNKEVKEAVKKILSKHLYLQKI